GTACAACGACACGAAGACCGAGGGCGTGTACGAGTGCCGGGCGTGCGGGGCCGAGTTGTTCCGCAGTGACACGAAGTTCGAAAGCCACTGCGGCTGGCCCTCGTTCTACGATCCGGCCGACTCCGACGCCGTGCTGCTGCGGGAGGACCGTTCCCTGGGCATGGTGCGCACGGAGGTGTTGTGCGCGTCGTGCCACAGCCACCTCGGGCACGTCTTCGAGGGCGAGGGCTACGACACGCCCACCGACCAGCGGTACTGCATCAACTCGATCGCGCTGCGCCTGGTGCCCACCGAGAAGGGCTGACGGCGACAAGGCTGACGACCGGGCCGCCGAGGCGTCATACCCCGGCGGCTCGCGTCCTGCTCACGGCAGGTTGAGCACCAGCTCGCTCGGCTGCACGCGGGTCCCCGTGTAGAAGGGAGTCTCGACGCGCACGTGCCGCCGCGCGTCGGTGGCCCGCAGGTGCCGCATCAGGTCGACGATGCGGTGCAGTTCGTCGGCCTCGAACGCGAGGATCCACTCGTAGTCGCCGAGCGCGAAGGACGCCACCGTGTTCGCGCGCACGTCCGGGTAGTCGCGCGCTTCCTTGCCGTGCTCGGCCAGCATCCTGCGCCGTTCCTCGTCGGGCAGCAGGTACCACTCGTAGGAGCGCACGAACGGGTACACGCACACGTACTTGCGCGGCTCCTCCCCCGCGAGGAAGGCCGGAATGTGGCTCTTGTTGAACTCGGCGGGACGGTGCAGGGCGAACTGGCTCCACACGGGCGTCGAGACCCGCCCCAGCGGGGTGCGGCGGAACCCGGTGTAGGCGGATTGAACCTGCTCGACCTCCTCGGCGTGCCACCAGATCATGTAGTCGGCGTCGGCACGCAGCCCGGACACGTCGTACACGCCCCGCACCACGACACCCTTGCCTTCGAGGGCGTCGAGGTACTCGGCGGTCTCCGAGGCCGCCTGCCCCCGGTCCTCACCCAGCTTTCCCGGCTCGACCCGGAAGACGGACCACGCCGTGTAACGAATGGTGTTGTTCAGCTCGTCGTAGTTCAACCGCGCCATGGTCCTATCGTCCCACCACTCGAAGCGCCGCGGCTGTTCCGGTGGCCACACATGCGGGGATGCCCACACCGTGCAGGGCCGCGCCCGCGACCGCGAGCCCGTCGAGCCGCGCGACGGCCCGTTCGATGCGCGCCACGCGCTCGGCGTGCCCCACGCCGTACTGCGGCAGCCCCCCACCCCAGCGCATGACGTAGGTGTCCACCGGCTCGGCGGTGATGCCCGTCAGCTCGGCCAGGTCCGACCGCACCCGTGTGACGAGGACGTCGTCGGCCACCTGCAACGACCGGGCCTCTCCGAACCGGCCCACGGACCCGCGGACCAGCAACGGGCCGCCCTCCTCGCCGTGGTGGGCCCACTTCCGCGCCGAGAACGTGAATGCCTTGGCAGTGAACCGGCTGCCGTCCGAGCGAAGCTCACGCTCCCCGATCAGCACCCCCGACGTGGGCGGGAGTTCGGTCCCCGGCGGCAACGCCAACGCGACCACCGCCATCGAGGCCAGTTCCATCTCGCCGTACGCGGCAGCGGCCTCGGGGGCGACGGAGGCGAGCAACCGGCTCGCCGCGGGCGGCGGGACCGCCAGCACCACCGCGTCGGCCTCCAGATCCGCGTCGAGCGGGACATGGGCCTCCGCGGCGGCGCCCAACCGCAGCCGCCACCCGCCGCCGGGACGGCGGTGCAGCTCGCGCACGGGCTGGCCGAGCCTTAAGTCGGCGGCGCTGCTCTCCACGAGCCGGTCGACGAGGTCGCCGAGGCCGCCCCGCAGTGTCGCGAACACCGGTGCCGCGGGTTCCGTATCCTGCGTCCGCTTCCGCGGCATCGTGCTCGCCACGGCCTCGGTGAGCGACGACGCACCCGCGTCCACGGCGGCGGCGACGGCGGGCAACGTGGCGCGCAGTCCCAGACCGTCCGCGCCCCCCGCGTAGACGCCTCCCAACAGCGGGTCCACGATCCGCTCGACGAGCTCGTCCCCGAACCGCTCGCGCAGCAGACCGCCCAACGACACGTCGTGCTCGGGCAGCCTCAGCGGCGGCGCGGACGCCTCCTCGGCCACCGCCCGGACGCCCTCGGGGGTCAACAGGTCGGCCACGGCGTCCGCCGACGCCGGGATCCCCATCATCGTTCCCTTGGGCAGCGGCAGCGTCCGGCCGAGCGCCCGCACCGAACCGGACGCCGAAGTGGGATGCACCATCCGGTCGCCGAGCCCGACCTCGCGCATGAGCCCCACCGCCTCGGGCCGCCTGGCGAGCACGGCTTCCGCCCCCACGTCGAAGCGACGTCCGGCCAGCGACACGGTCCTGATCTTGCCGCCGGGCACGGACGCCGCGTCGCACACCGTGATCCGCGCGTCGGGGCCGAGTTCGACGCGAAGCCGCCACGCGGCGCTGAGGCCCGCGATGCCCGCGCCGACCACGACCACGTGACGCGGTCGGGCTCGTTCCCCGGTCTTCCCGTTCTCCGTCACAGGCTGTGCACCAGCTCCACGATTCGTGTCAGTACGTCGGGGTCGGTGTCGGGCAGGACACCGTGCCCGAGGTTGAAGACGTGGCCCGCCGCGGCCCGCCCCTCGGCGACGATGCGGCGTACCTCCGACTCGATCACCGGCCACGGCGCCGCCAGCAGGGCCGGGTCCAGGTTGCCCTGCACCACCGGGGTGGGCTCGCCGGACGCGGTGAGCCGCCGCACGGCCTCGGCAAGCGACAGCCGCCAGTCCACACCCACGACGTCGGCCCCCGCGTCCCGCATGGCCGGGAGCAGTTCCGCGGTGCCCACACCGAAATGGATGCGCGGCACGCCGTAGTCGGCCACGCCCTGCAGCACCGTGGCCGAGTGCGGCAGCACGAACTCCCGGTAGTCCCGCTCCGACAGCGCTCCGGCCCAGGAGTCGAAGAGCTGCACGGCGTCCACACCGGCGTCCAACTGGGCCCGCAGGAACGTCAGCGTGATCCGCGCGAGCGCGTCCGCGAGCGCGTGCCACAGCTCGGGGTCGCCGTGCATGAGCGCCTTCGTCCGGGCGTGGTGCTTGCTGGGCCCACCCTCGATCAAATACGACGCGAGGGTGAACGGGGCCCCGGCGAACCCGATCAGCGGCGTCTCACCGAGCCGCTCCACCAGCAGCCGCACGCCGTCGGTGACGGGACGTACTCGCTCGGGGTCGAGTTCGGGAAGGGCGTCCACGTCCGCCCGCGACCGCACCGGGTCGGCCACGACGGGTCCGGTGCCCGCCACGATGTCGATGTCCACGCCCGCGGCGTACAGCGGCACCACGATGTCGCTGAACAGGATCGCGGCGTCCACCCGGTGCCTGCGCACGGGCTGGATCGTGATCTCGGTCAACATCTCGGGGTCGAAACAGGCCTTCAGCATGGGCACGCCCTCGCGGAGCTGCCGGTATTCCGGAAGGGACCGCCCGGCCTGACGCATGAACCACACGGGCACGTGCGCGGGCTTCCCGCCCCGCGCGGCGACGAGGAACGGCGCGTCGGTAAGGGCGCGACGAGCCGACGCAGAAGAAGTTGTCATCACGACAATCGTGCCATGTCGGTCCGAAGGGGCCGCTCCCGGCGCGCCTGTCCCCGTACGGACGGCGACGCACCTTACAGTCGAGTGGTGACCGCGATGACCGAGACGCCCGAGGAGTTCCGTGCCGCCGTTGCCGCGTTGCGCTCCGTGACTCCGCGGCCGGAGGTGACGCTGGAGCCGATCAAGGCTCCCCAGCGGTTGGCACCGTGGGCGTTCGCCCTCGCGGCGGAGACCACCGGCCCCGGCGACGTGCCCGCGATGGGACGTCTCGTGCTCCTGCACGACCCCGAGGGACAGGAGGGCTGGCACGGCGTGTTCCGGCTCGTCGTCTACATGCGGGCGGAACTCGACGCCGAACTGGCCACCGATCCGTTCCTGCCCGCCGTCGGCTGGTCGTGGCTCACCGACGCGCTCGACGCCACGGGAGCGGACTGGACCGCGTTGGGCGGCACGGTCACCGAGACGTCGTCGGCGCGATTCGGTGACATCGCGGAACCGACCCGGACCGACGACATCGAACTGCGAGCCTCGTGGACACCGACGAGCACCGACCTTCGACCGCACGGTGAGGCCTTCTCGATAGCGCTGTCGCACTACGCGGGCCTGCCGCCGGTCGGAGTGACCGTGTTCGGCCGACGGCGCGACGACTGAACCACCCGCGATCATTCCCGAAACCGTTTCGGTGGCGCTTTTTCACTCGCCGACTCTTCCCTTACGTAAGGGAAGACCACGGGCGAACCGGCCTTCACTCCGCGGCCGCCGCACGCCTCGCCGCCACGGGACGAAAGCGGGTCGCGGGACCCACCAAAACCCGCCTGCACAGGGCAAATGCACGCGCGTTCGACGAGCGAGAACTTTTCTACATCGTCCACGCTGAGCAATGTGTTAACCACCTTCCGTATAAGAACCCGAATGCGCTATAGAGGAGGTGGTGAGCTGTTACCCGATAGGGATAGATCCGCGGTGAATGTCCCCACTGGCCCACCTGGACGGCTAGAGTGCTTTCGACGACACCACTTTCGGTCTAAAGCTGGCGCGGCTGATTGGCCGAAAGTCCCGGTGCCGGTCGGGGGGCACGACCGACTCCAGGGAGGTAGTGACGTGGCTACCGTCGGCTTTACTCAGGCCGTTCGATCCACGCCAGCCGGCTCGTTGCCGGCGAGCATGGTCCCGCACCCGCGGGAGGAACTGTTTTCTGTGTTGGTGGTCGACGACCACCCACTGTTGAGGGAGGCGATCGCCGCACGACTTGCGCAGATGGGCGCGGGCACGGTCCACGAGGCCGCGAGCGTCGCCGAGGCGAGGGCGAGGGCGGCCGCAACCGGGCCGTGCGATCTCGCGATCCTCGACCTCGGGTTGCCCGATGGCAGCGGCATCGAGCTGGTCACGGAGCTTCGGAGCAGTGGCTGGCCCCGTGTCGTGGTCCTCGCGTCGTCCGACGACCCGTACGCCGTGCGTTCGGCGTTCCAGGCGGGCGCGCAGGCCTATCTGCTGAAGTCCGCGTCGCCGGTGGTGGTCACCGACGGCGTACGGCGGGTGCTGGAGGGAGGTGTCTACGCCGATCCCAGCGTCGCACCCGTCCTGGCCACCGGAACTCGGGTGGCGGTACCGACAACACGCCGCGCGAGCTGTCCGCTCGCGAGGTGGAGGTGCTCCAGCTCGTGGCCGATGGCCAGTCGAACAAGGAAATCGGTGAGGAGCTCAACCTGTCCGCGCTGACGGTGAAGTCCCATCTGTCGCGGATCGGGCGCAAGCTCGGAACCGGCGATCGGGCGCAGATGGTCGCACTGGCCATGCGCGCGGGCGTCATCCGCTGATCTCATCTCAAGGCTCTACGGGACGGGCGAGCCGGGCGCGGTGGACCCGTCCCGTAGGGTTCACAAACGTGGACAACGCAGATCAAAGCTCCGACGTACCGGAGGACTCTGCGCCTCTTCTGCTGACGGAACCGGCCGAAGGCACCCCTGACGTCATCGCCGATCCCGACACGCTGCGTGCGGCGTGCGCCCGGCTGGCCGAGGGCAGCGGCGCGCTCGCCGTGGACACCGAACGTGCTTCCGGCTATCGGTACTGGCCGAAGGCCTACCTGGTCCAGATCAGGCGCGAGGGTGCCGGCACGTTCCTGATCGACCCCATCGCCCTTCGCAACGACCTCGCGCCCCTGGCCGAGGTGATGAAGGACGTCGAGTGGGTCCTGCACGCGGCGTCGCAGGACCTGCCCTGCCTCGCCGAGCTGGGGCTGCGCCCGCCGTCGCTGTTCGACACCGAGCTCGCGGGACGACTCGCGGGCCACCAACGGGTGGGGTTGGGCACGCTGGTCGAGGAGTTGTTGGGCTACCGGCTGGAGAAGGGCCACAGCGCCGCCGACTGGTCGCGCCGCCCGCTGCCGATCGACTGGCTGAACTACGCGGCGCTCGACGTGGAACTGCTCGTCCCCCTGCGCGACAAGCTCGAAGCCGAGCTGGCCGCGGCGGGCAAGCTGGAATGGGCTCTCCAGGAGTTCGAGGCCGTCCGCACGGCCGAACCGCCGGCCCCACGTCCCGAGCCGTGGCGCCGCACCTCGGGCATCCACAAGATCCGCACTCCGCGCGGCCTCGCCGCCGTGCGGGCCCTGTGGGAGGCGCGGGACGAATTGGCCCGCAAGCGGGATCGCGCACCCGGCCGCATCCTGCCCGACAGCGCGATCATCAACGCCGCGCTCGCCGACCCCCGCTCCCCCGCGGAACTGCAGAAGCTTCCGGTGTTCGGCGGCCGGGTCCAGCGGCGCTACACCACCCGCTGGCTCAGACAACTACATCTCGCCCGGACCCTGCCCGAAGCGGACCTGCCGAGCACCACCGTCGCCCACGACGGACCGCCCCCGCCGAACCGGTGGGCGGACAAGGACCCGGACGCGGCGGCCCGGCTCGCCGCCGCGCGGACGGCGTTGGCCGAGATCGCCGAGCG
The window above is part of the Saccharomonospora glauca K62 genome. Proteins encoded here:
- the msrB gene encoding peptide-methionine (R)-S-oxide reductase MsrB is translated as MESGTETTPKVVKTEQEWRAQLSPEEYAVLRQAATERPFTGEYNDTKTEGVYECRACGAELFRSDTKFESHCGWPSFYDPADSDAVLLREDRSLGMVRTEVLCASCHSHLGHVFEGEGYDTPTDQRYCINSIALRLVPTEKG
- the hemG gene encoding protoporphyrinogen oxidase, which codes for MTENGKTGERARPRHVVVVGAGIAGLSAAWRLRVELGPDARITVCDAASVPGGKIRTVSLAGRRFDVGAEAVLARRPEAVGLMREVGLGDRMVHPTSASGSVRALGRTLPLPKGTMMGIPASADAVADLLTPEGVRAVAEEASAPPLRLPEHDVSLGGLLRERFGDELVERIVDPLLGGVYAGGADGLGLRATLPAVAAAVDAGASSLTEAVASTMPRKRTQDTEPAAPVFATLRGGLGDLVDRLVESSAADLRLGQPVRELHRRPGGGWRLRLGAAAEAHVPLDADLEADAVVLAVPPPAASRLLASVAPEAAAAYGEMELASMAVVALALPPGTELPPTSGVLIGERELRSDGSRFTAKAFTFSARKWAHHGEEGGPLLVRGSVGRFGEARSLQVADDVLVTRVRSDLAELTGITAEPVDTYVMRWGGGLPQYGVGHAERVARIERAVARLDGLAVAGAALHGVGIPACVATGTAAALRVVGR
- a CDS encoding DUF3000 domain-containing protein, coding for MTETPEEFRAAVAALRSVTPRPEVTLEPIKAPQRLAPWAFALAAETTGPGDVPAMGRLVLLHDPEGQEGWHGVFRLVVYMRAELDAELATDPFLPAVGWSWLTDALDATGADWTALGGTVTETSSARFGDIAEPTRTDDIELRASWTPTSTDLRPHGEAFSIALSHYAGLPPVGVTVFGRRRDD
- the hemQ gene encoding hydrogen peroxide-dependent heme synthase; translation: MARLNYDELNNTIRYTAWSVFRVEPGKLGEDRGQAASETAEYLDALEGKGVVVRGVYDVSGLRADADYMIWWHAEEVEQVQSAYTGFRRTPLGRVSTPVWSQFALHRPAEFNKSHIPAFLAGEEPRKYVCVYPFVRSYEWYLLPDEERRRMLAEHGKEARDYPDVRANTVASFALGDYEWILAFEADELHRIVDLMRHLRATDARRHVRVETPFYTGTRVQPSELVLNLP
- a CDS encoding ribonuclease D, which encodes MDNADQSSDVPEDSAPLLLTEPAEGTPDVIADPDTLRAACARLAEGSGALAVDTERASGYRYWPKAYLVQIRREGAGTFLIDPIALRNDLAPLAEVMKDVEWVLHAASQDLPCLAELGLRPPSLFDTELAGRLAGHQRVGLGTLVEELLGYRLEKGHSAADWSRRPLPIDWLNYAALDVELLVPLRDKLEAELAAAGKLEWALQEFEAVRTAEPPAPRPEPWRRTSGIHKIRTPRGLAAVRALWEARDELARKRDRAPGRILPDSAIINAALADPRSPAELQKLPVFGGRVQRRYTTRWLRQLHLARTLPEADLPSTTVAHDGPPPPNRWADKDPDAAARLAAARTALAEIAERHRVPVENLLLPDLLRRTCWRPPSDTSRESVAAVLTAGGARPWQVELTAEALSEALRARA
- the hemE gene encoding uroporphyrinogen decarboxylase, giving the protein MTTSSASARRALTDAPFLVAARGGKPAHVPVWFMRQAGRSLPEYRQLREGVPMLKACFDPEMLTEITIQPVRRHRVDAAILFSDIVVPLYAAGVDIDIVAGTGPVVADPVRSRADVDALPELDPERVRPVTDGVRLLVERLGETPLIGFAGAPFTLASYLIEGGPSKHHARTKALMHGDPELWHALADALARITLTFLRAQLDAGVDAVQLFDSWAGALSERDYREFVLPHSATVLQGVADYGVPRIHFGVGTAELLPAMRDAGADVVGVDWRLSLAEAVRRLTASGEPTPVVQGNLDPALLAAPWPVIESEVRRIVAEGRAAAGHVFNLGHGVLPDTDPDVLTRIVELVHSL